CGAGCCAGGTCACATCTTCAATTATAGATTCCACGTACTCCGACTCTTCCTTGCTCGGATTGGTATCGTCAAACCTCAGGTTACACTCGCCACCAAACTGTTCGGCAATCCCAAAATTAAGGCATATGGATTTAGCATGCCCTATATGAAGATAACCATTAGGTTCCGGGGGAAATCGTGTTATCACCTTGCCGACCTTTCCCGATTCGAGGTCTTGTCGAACGATCTGCTCGATGAAACTGCTTCCTATTTCTAACTGTTCATTCATCATGACGACGATCACCTCTTCTAAAGAACATCCTGGCCCCGTGTGAACATAGGGTTTTTCCCTCAGTTCATGTATCGATCCGACAACTAATAATAACCTATTTATTGCGGAGCGGGCTCGACCCGAACCCGGCGAGCCATCAACGGCCCGGTAAACGAAGTTGGAGGGTTTCGGACTTTCGCCAAGCACAAAATTGCCCCCGGCTTAAGCCAGGGGCCTTAAAGTCCGCAAATGGTGGCGGTGAGTGGAATCGAACCACCGACACTGCGGGTAT
This portion of the Thermovirga sp. genome encodes:
- a CDS encoding glutamine--tRNA ligase (catalyzes a two-step reaction, first charging a glutamine molecule by linking its carboxyl group to the alpha-phosphate of ATP, followed by transfer of the aminoacyl-adenylate to its tRNA): MNEQLEIGSSFIEQIVRQDLESGKVGKVITRFPPEPNGYLHIGHAKSICLNFGIAEQFGGECNLRFDDTNPSKEESEYVESIIEDVTWL